Proteins encoded in a region of the Mycolicibacterium duvalii genome:
- a CDS encoding cytochrome P450: MTSGRPEVPTTTVPLHSPDFYAGDPYPAYAELRNSTPVVWNETTEFWALLKYEDIRYVSGHPLLFSSTKGITIPDPSMPEPIQEGNLIFTDPPRHRQLRKLINAGFTRRQVTLLEPKVREIVKGIVDDVDPSRPYEFAEEIAAPLPTRMIAEMLGAPPEDWEQFRTWSDAAVGAADPDIEMDHLVALGELYEYFTELITLRRSGKLSGQDDLLSILAAAEVDGERLTDQDLLNFSFLLLVAGNETTRNLIALGTLALIENPDQFALLRANPDLMTCAVEEMLRFTSPVTHMARRATQDVEIRGQQIKAGDTVVMLYGSANRDEEIFGPTSEVFDITRNPNPHIAFGAGEHACLGAQLARMEARIMFEVLLGTYPTIELTGDVTRLRATMVPGVKSMPVRLGASI; this comes from the coding sequence ATGACAAGCGGAAGGCCCGAGGTGCCGACAACCACAGTCCCCCTCCACTCGCCGGATTTCTACGCCGGCGACCCCTACCCGGCATACGCAGAGCTTCGCAATTCGACTCCTGTGGTGTGGAACGAAACCACCGAATTCTGGGCTCTCCTCAAGTACGAGGACATCCGCTACGTCTCGGGGCATCCGTTGCTGTTCTCGTCGACGAAGGGGATCACCATCCCCGACCCCTCCATGCCTGAGCCCATCCAGGAGGGCAACCTGATATTCACCGATCCGCCCCGGCACAGGCAGCTGCGCAAGCTGATCAACGCCGGTTTCACCCGGCGCCAGGTGACGTTGCTGGAGCCGAAGGTGCGGGAAATCGTCAAGGGCATCGTCGACGATGTCGATCCGTCCCGTCCTTATGAGTTCGCCGAGGAGATCGCCGCTCCATTACCGACTCGGATGATCGCCGAGATGCTGGGTGCCCCGCCCGAGGACTGGGAGCAGTTTCGGACTTGGTCGGACGCCGCAGTCGGTGCAGCGGATCCTGATATCGAGATGGATCATCTGGTCGCGCTCGGCGAGCTGTACGAGTACTTCACCGAACTCATTACACTGCGCAGAAGCGGCAAACTGTCAGGGCAGGACGACCTTCTGTCAATCCTGGCCGCGGCGGAAGTCGACGGTGAGCGCCTCACCGACCAGGACCTGCTCAACTTCTCCTTCCTGCTACTCGTCGCCGGCAATGAGACCACCCGCAATCTCATCGCCCTCGGCACGCTCGCGCTGATCGAGAACCCCGACCAATTCGCATTGTTGCGCGCCAACCCCGACCTCATGACGTGCGCAGTCGAGGAAATGCTGCGTTTCACCAGCCCGGTCACCCACATGGCGCGCCGGGCAACCCAGGACGTCGAGATCCGGGGCCAGCAGATCAAGGCGGGCGACACGGTCGTCATGCTCTACGGCTCGGCCAACCGGGACGAGGAGATCTTCGGGCCCACCAGTGAAGTGTTTGACATCACCCGTAATCCCAACCCGCACATAGCCTTCGGAGCAGGAGAACACGCCTGCCTCGGCGCTCAGCTGGCACGGATGGAAGCCAGGATCATGTTCGAGGTGCTACTGGG
- a CDS encoding aldehyde dehydrogenase family protein, whose product MAETRPLVDTYGLFIDGRWVEPDAGRYDVTNPATERSITSAPDASVSQVQDAIAAARSAFDSGRWSGLDPVERARCIQQLSDAMLARADEINALAQAEWGCSANERIIHVEGPAFMVGHAAELAVEPAEAPLDAWGAAGRTLLRYEPLGVVSILTPWNFPHTLNAMKVGVALAAGNTVVLKPSPLTPLAALALARLIDEETDIPPGVVNVVTPASVEASRTLTVDPRVDIVSFTGSSAVGRNVMAGAAETMKRILLECGGKSASVLLDDAEVDEELLQRLLFEGCTLHAGQACILNSRLLVPDALHDDVVSGLVELANGVVIGDPADPEVTMGPLISREHLERIEGLVARAERDGATVVTGGGRPKHLKEGFYFEPTILTGATADSYIAQEEVFGPVLTVLRYSDVDEAVSIANNSQYGLGGAVWGGDVDRALDVARRIRTGQISINGTIPGDAPFGGFKQSGIGREGGVLGLRSYMEPKAIGVPA is encoded by the coding sequence ATGGCCGAAACCCGTCCTCTGGTGGACACGTACGGACTCTTCATCGACGGCCGCTGGGTCGAGCCCGACGCGGGCCGCTACGACGTGACCAACCCCGCTACGGAGAGGTCGATCACCTCCGCACCGGATGCCAGCGTCAGTCAGGTGCAGGACGCGATCGCGGCGGCGAGGTCGGCATTCGACTCCGGCCGTTGGAGCGGACTGGATCCTGTCGAACGCGCACGCTGCATCCAACAACTCAGCGATGCGATGCTGGCCCGCGCCGACGAGATCAACGCGTTGGCGCAGGCTGAATGGGGCTGCTCGGCAAACGAGCGCATCATCCATGTGGAGGGCCCGGCCTTCATGGTCGGTCATGCCGCGGAGCTCGCCGTGGAGCCGGCCGAGGCGCCGTTGGATGCCTGGGGCGCGGCAGGCAGGACGTTGCTTCGTTACGAGCCGCTGGGCGTAGTGAGCATTCTGACCCCGTGGAACTTCCCGCACACGCTCAACGCCATGAAGGTCGGGGTGGCACTGGCCGCGGGCAACACCGTGGTGCTCAAGCCCTCGCCGCTCACGCCACTGGCCGCTCTGGCGCTGGCCCGGCTCATCGACGAGGAAACCGACATCCCTCCCGGCGTGGTCAATGTCGTGACTCCCGCGAGTGTGGAGGCCAGTCGGACACTGACGGTGGACCCACGGGTGGACATCGTGAGCTTCACGGGAAGCTCCGCAGTGGGGCGCAATGTGATGGCCGGCGCCGCCGAGACCATGAAGCGCATTCTGCTGGAATGCGGCGGGAAGTCAGCGTCGGTGCTGCTCGACGACGCGGAAGTCGACGAGGAACTGCTGCAACGCTTGCTGTTCGAGGGTTGCACACTGCATGCCGGGCAAGCGTGCATCCTGAACAGCCGGCTGCTCGTTCCAGACGCCCTGCACGACGACGTCGTGAGCGGACTTGTCGAGCTCGCGAACGGCGTGGTGATCGGCGACCCCGCCGACCCGGAGGTGACGATGGGCCCACTCATCAGTCGCGAACACCTGGAACGGATCGAAGGATTGGTAGCGCGGGCCGAACGAGACGGGGCCACTGTGGTCACGGGCGGCGGTCGGCCGAAGCATCTCAAAGAAGGCTTCTATTTCGAGCCGACGATTCTCACCGGCGCCACCGCTGATTCGTACATCGCGCAGGAAGAGGTGTTCGGACCGGTGCTGACGGTGCTCCGTTACAGCGATGTCGACGAAGCCGTCTCGATCGCCAACAACTCCCAGTACGGGCTCGGCGGCGCGGTGTGGGGCGGTGACGTCGACCGCGCGCTGGACGTCGCCCGGCGAATACGGACCGGACAGATCTCCATCAACGGGACCATTCCGGGTGACGCGCCGTTCGGTGGCTTCAAGCAGAGCGGTATCGGCCGCGAAGGTGGCGTATTGGGATTGCGGTCGTACATGGAGCCCAAGGCGATCGGGGTGCCCGCGTGA
- a CDS encoding CaiB/BaiF CoA transferase family protein, with the protein MRVVEIGSEITAPYCTKLLVDLGADVYKVELAPGDPMRGWGTPLPNGVGHGGLFDYLNAGKHGATVELTSDTGLAAMHQLVAGADLLVENLAPDSQQRWDLGLDSESLARLNPRLTVVRISNFGQDGPARDREATPLTLQAASGWVNEREPGRPPVQAGARIPEYIAGSYAAMAALTALRIAAGGVDRPVEVDVSVFEALLSTLPYPMLLAERLMKMGLPGNAKGAPMLGIVRAADGWVGINCLTGQHWLDVCAMVGLPEFGEHQIAIMIGGPEREEFFDKSNPWLESMTVADLVELSQALRIPAAPVTDGQSILSCPQYAERGFFIDLRADPALGGYVRPGAPFRLSKTPVGAPRPAPSLGAAAAGWDDGAGVSRRDAAFSTPSDVVLPFAGLKVFDLSTFWAGAYLTCYLGAFGADVVKVESIQRPDGHRYSGSLLREGDDWYERGPLWQGTNLNKRDITLDLSSETGRELARRMAAEADVVVENFSPRVVEQFGLDYDSLVEINPDVIMVRMPGFGLEGPWRDYVGWALNIEQLSGMSSSTGYPDGPPCNLQGPADPIAGVHATVALLAALEHRARTGEGQLLEVAQIEVGAAVTAEPVIEYSLTGQVQAREGNRRRDYAQGVYPTAVDDEWVAVSVRDDSDWAALAEALGHPEILSDSRFGSSQARLDNHNAFDEVVAGWTRTRPPADIADELRLRGVPAERLLTADRMYDVEQLDARSFYQELEHPITGRHRFPGWPFRITPGPDRHHRTVSPTLGQHNIEVLSELGFSDREIAALREQKIIGERLLNS; encoded by the coding sequence TTGCGCGTCGTCGAAATCGGCAGCGAGATCACCGCTCCCTACTGTACGAAGCTGCTGGTAGACCTCGGTGCCGACGTGTACAAGGTCGAACTGGCGCCAGGAGACCCGATGCGTGGGTGGGGTACCCCGCTGCCCAACGGGGTCGGGCACGGTGGCCTGTTCGACTATCTCAACGCCGGGAAGCACGGTGCCACAGTCGAACTCACATCGGACACCGGGTTGGCAGCGATGCACCAGCTGGTGGCCGGCGCGGACCTTCTGGTCGAGAACCTCGCGCCTGATTCCCAGCAGCGGTGGGATCTGGGTCTCGACTCGGAGAGTCTCGCCCGACTCAATCCGCGTCTGACGGTTGTGCGAATCTCGAACTTCGGCCAGGATGGTCCGGCGCGGGACCGGGAGGCGACACCGCTGACGCTGCAGGCCGCGTCCGGCTGGGTCAACGAGCGTGAGCCGGGCCGGCCGCCAGTGCAGGCCGGAGCCCGCATTCCCGAATACATCGCGGGCTCCTACGCTGCGATGGCCGCACTCACCGCGCTGAGAATCGCAGCGGGTGGGGTTGACCGGCCGGTCGAGGTGGACGTCTCGGTGTTCGAGGCGCTGCTGTCGACGCTGCCCTACCCGATGCTGCTGGCCGAGCGTCTGATGAAGATGGGGTTGCCCGGCAACGCCAAAGGAGCGCCGATGCTGGGCATTGTGCGCGCTGCCGACGGGTGGGTCGGTATCAACTGCCTCACCGGTCAGCATTGGCTGGATGTGTGCGCGATGGTGGGGCTGCCGGAATTCGGTGAGCATCAGATCGCCATCATGATCGGTGGCCCGGAGCGCGAGGAGTTCTTCGATAAGTCGAACCCCTGGCTGGAGTCGATGACCGTCGCCGACCTCGTCGAGCTCAGCCAGGCGTTGCGCATCCCGGCGGCGCCGGTGACGGACGGACAGTCCATCCTCAGTTGTCCGCAATATGCCGAGCGCGGTTTCTTCATCGATCTCCGTGCTGATCCCGCGCTGGGCGGCTATGTCAGGCCGGGGGCGCCCTTCCGGCTGTCGAAGACACCGGTGGGGGCGCCGCGGCCGGCGCCTTCCCTCGGGGCCGCTGCAGCAGGGTGGGACGACGGGGCCGGTGTGTCGCGCCGGGATGCCGCGTTCTCGACCCCTTCGGACGTGGTACTGCCCTTCGCCGGATTGAAGGTCTTCGACCTGAGCACGTTCTGGGCCGGCGCCTACCTGACCTGCTACCTCGGCGCGTTCGGAGCCGATGTCGTCAAGGTGGAGTCCATCCAGCGTCCAGACGGACACCGATACTCGGGCTCGCTGTTGCGCGAAGGTGACGACTGGTACGAACGCGGCCCCCTGTGGCAGGGAACAAATCTCAACAAGCGCGACATCACCCTGGACCTCTCTTCGGAGACCGGTCGCGAGCTCGCGCGGCGGATGGCGGCAGAAGCTGACGTGGTGGTGGAGAACTTCTCTCCGCGCGTCGTGGAACAATTCGGCCTCGACTATGACTCATTGGTCGAGATCAACCCCGACGTGATCATGGTGCGGATGCCCGGCTTCGGGCTCGAGGGCCCATGGCGGGACTACGTGGGATGGGCCCTGAACATCGAGCAGTTGTCCGGGATGTCCTCATCGACCGGATATCCCGACGGACCGCCGTGCAACCTCCAGGGCCCGGCCGATCCGATCGCCGGCGTACACGCCACCGTCGCACTTCTGGCGGCGCTTGAACACCGCGCCCGGACAGGTGAAGGGCAACTGCTCGAGGTTGCCCAGATTGAGGTGGGCGCCGCGGTGACGGCCGAACCCGTCATCGAGTACTCGCTGACAGGTCAAGTGCAAGCACGGGAGGGCAATCGTCGCCGCGACTATGCGCAAGGCGTGTACCCGACGGCCGTCGACGACGAATGGGTCGCGGTCTCGGTGCGCGACGACTCCGACTGGGCTGCCCTCGCAGAGGCCCTCGGGCATCCAGAGATATTGTCGGACAGTCGTTTCGGCAGTTCTCAAGCGCGACTGGACAACCACAATGCCTTCGATGAGGTGGTCGCAGGATGGACCCGCACGCGACCACCCGCAGACATCGCCGATGAACTGCGATTGCGCGGCGTCCCTGCCGAGAGGCTGCTGACAGCTGATCGCATGTACGACGTCGAGCAACTCGACGCGCGCAGCTTCTATCAGGAGCTCGAGCATCCGATCACCGGTAGGCATCGTTTTCCCGGTTGGCCTTTTCGCATCACCCCGGGACCAGATCGACACCACCGGACGGTCTCTCCAACGCTCGGCCAACACAACATCGAAGTCCTGTCCGAGTTGGGCTTCTCAGATAGGGAAATTGCCGCACTTCGGGAACAGAAGATCATCGGTGAGCGGCTGTTGAATTCCTGA
- a CDS encoding MaoC family dehydratase yields MTQAPPTPTTYEGIAGFEAHVGEHLGYSDWRQVTQQEINLFAEATGDHQWIHVDPEKAAEGPYGKTIAHGYLTLSLVPILVQQIYRVTGLSMQVNYGVDKLRFPAPVPVDSRIRAGAELIKVDRNDKGGRATVRVTVEVEGSDRPACVVDTIAAMVDA; encoded by the coding sequence ATGACGCAGGCACCCCCGACGCCGACGACGTACGAGGGGATCGCCGGCTTCGAAGCTCATGTCGGCGAGCACCTGGGATACAGCGACTGGCGGCAGGTCACCCAGCAGGAGATCAACCTGTTCGCCGAGGCCACCGGTGATCACCAGTGGATTCACGTCGACCCGGAGAAGGCCGCCGAGGGACCCTACGGCAAGACGATCGCGCACGGATACCTGACCTTGTCGCTGGTACCGATCCTGGTCCAGCAGATCTATCGGGTGACTGGTTTGTCGATGCAGGTGAACTACGGCGTGGACAAGCTCCGGTTTCCGGCTCCGGTGCCCGTCGACTCACGTATCCGAGCGGGCGCCGAACTCATCAAGGTGGACCGCAACGACAAGGGCGGTCGCGCGACGGTGCGGGTCACCGTCGAGGTCGAGGGCTCCGATCGACCTGCCTGCGTGGTCGACACCATAGCCGCGATGGTCGACGCCTGA
- a CDS encoding amidohydrolase family protein, with the protein MTRRLPYPIFDIDNHMYETRDALLKYLPKQHKGKVGYVEVNGRPKLVVKDHISHMIPNPTFERVARPGSAEDYFLGNNPEGLNFREFIGDAMDVIPAYQSPGPRLELMDELGIDQCVMYPTLASLIEERTTDDVVLTHAIIHALNEWMHEHWTFNYEDRIFATPVICLPLVDEAIKEFHWALERGMKTFLVRPAPVPSRFGGSRSMGLPEFDPFWAEVVKADIPVTFHASDSGYQKHLMEWEGGDEYLSFKPSALREVVMGFRAMEDTLAALICHGALSRFPDLRVLVVENGSGWVKNLLRQLDKAYRVMPKEFDEHPVEVFKRNVYIHPFLEDDVASIVEIMGEDHVMFGSDFPHPEGIGDPLSFVDRLDGISEEGKAKIMGGNAIEQLRLKVKV; encoded by the coding sequence ATGACCCGCAGACTTCCGTACCCGATCTTCGACATCGACAACCACATGTACGAGACGAGGGACGCCCTGCTGAAGTACCTGCCGAAGCAACACAAGGGCAAGGTGGGCTACGTCGAGGTCAACGGCCGGCCCAAGCTGGTCGTCAAAGACCACATCAGCCACATGATCCCGAATCCCACCTTCGAGCGCGTGGCGCGCCCAGGCAGTGCTGAAGATTACTTCCTCGGAAACAACCCCGAAGGGCTCAATTTTCGCGAGTTCATCGGCGACGCAATGGATGTCATCCCCGCCTACCAGTCACCTGGCCCCCGGCTCGAGCTGATGGACGAGCTGGGCATCGACCAGTGCGTGATGTATCCGACGCTCGCCAGCCTCATCGAGGAGCGCACCACTGATGACGTCGTGCTCACTCACGCGATCATCCACGCCCTCAACGAGTGGATGCACGAGCACTGGACCTTCAATTACGAGGACAGGATCTTCGCCACTCCCGTCATTTGCCTGCCCCTGGTGGACGAAGCGATCAAGGAGTTCCACTGGGCCCTCGAGCGCGGCATGAAGACCTTCCTCGTGCGTCCGGCGCCGGTGCCCAGCCGCTTCGGCGGCTCCCGTTCCATGGGCCTGCCGGAGTTCGACCCGTTCTGGGCCGAGGTCGTCAAGGCCGACATCCCAGTCACCTTCCACGCCTCCGACAGCGGGTACCAGAAGCACCTGATGGAGTGGGAGGGCGGAGACGAGTACCTGTCCTTCAAGCCGAGCGCGCTGCGCGAGGTCGTCATGGGCTTCCGAGCCATGGAAGACACGCTGGCCGCGTTGATCTGCCACGGTGCGCTCTCCCGGTTCCCCGATCTGCGGGTACTCGTCGTGGAGAACGGCAGCGGCTGGGTGAAGAACCTGCTCCGCCAGTTGGACAAGGCCTACCGCGTGATGCCCAAGGAGTTCGACGAACATCCTGTCGAAGTGTTCAAGCGAAACGTGTACATCCATCCTTTCCTCGAGGACGACGTCGCGTCCATCGTCGAGATCATGGGTGAGGACCACGTGATGTTCGGATCGGACTTCCCGCATCCCGAAGGCATCGGTGATCCGCTCAGCTTCGTCGACCGCCTCGACGGTATTTCCGAAGAGGGCAAGGCGAAGATCATGGGCGGCAACGCCATCGAGCAGCTGAGGCTCAAGGTCAAGGTATGA
- a CDS encoding cysteine hydrolase: MPAPQLAELLDPASTALVTQECQGGVIGAQACLPMLAEEAHREAVTNISALLSAARTAGVTVVHCLIQRRPDGRGSNTNARLFAAGKSFTADLTPGGPGASLIPELGQQASDLVLTRTHGLGPMTGTDLDSVLRNMGIRTIVGVGVSVNVAITNFVMDAVNRGYQFVLPRDAVAGVPREYAEAVIDNTLALLATVTTTDAITQTWARFVPS; the protein is encoded by the coding sequence ATGCCTGCACCGCAGCTCGCCGAACTGCTCGATCCCGCCAGCACCGCTCTGGTCACCCAGGAGTGCCAAGGTGGCGTCATCGGCGCCCAGGCCTGCCTCCCGATGCTCGCCGAAGAAGCCCATCGTGAAGCTGTCACCAACATCTCCGCACTGCTCTCCGCAGCCAGGACGGCAGGTGTGACGGTGGTGCACTGTCTGATCCAACGGCGCCCGGACGGACGCGGGTCCAACACCAACGCCAGGCTGTTCGCAGCAGGAAAATCTTTCACCGCCGATCTCACCCCGGGCGGTCCGGGCGCGTCACTGATCCCCGAGCTCGGGCAGCAGGCCAGCGATCTGGTACTGACCCGCACCCACGGTCTCGGGCCGATGACGGGCACGGATCTCGATTCGGTTCTGCGCAACATGGGGATCCGGACGATTGTCGGGGTGGGCGTCTCGGTCAATGTCGCCATCACGAATTTCGTCATGGACGCGGTCAACCGTGGCTATCAATTCGTGCTGCCCCGCGACGCGGTCGCCGGCGTCCCCCGCGAGTATGCCGAGGCGGTCATCGACAACACCCTGGCGCTGTTGGCGACCGTCACGACCACCGACGCGATCACGCAGACCTGGGCGCGATTCGTGCCATCTTGA
- a CDS encoding nuclear transport factor 2 family protein: MQMWELGVRESVRQTLADYTAATDRFDLGALAACFGAEGVLEFTGGHEPLIGPEAIEAGLGAAMGGPRDAGRPAPTFVRHHLASVRFVSVAADRVETSSYFAVHTDIGLDHWGRYRDVLAPVGERWLFTSRRISVDAFARDSLMAQ, from the coding sequence ATGCAGATGTGGGAGCTGGGGGTTCGCGAGTCGGTGCGCCAGACGCTGGCCGACTACACCGCGGCCACCGACCGGTTCGATCTTGGTGCGCTGGCCGCGTGCTTCGGTGCCGAAGGTGTCCTCGAATTCACCGGGGGGCACGAACCGCTCATCGGCCCCGAGGCGATCGAGGCCGGGCTCGGCGCGGCGATGGGCGGACCGCGCGATGCCGGTCGACCTGCGCCCACCTTCGTCCGCCACCATCTGGCGAGCGTGCGGTTCGTCTCGGTCGCCGCCGACCGGGTGGAGACCAGCAGCTACTTCGCGGTGCACACCGACATCGGGTTGGACCATTGGGGCCGTTACCGAGATGTACTGGCGCCGGTGGGGGAGCGATGGCTGTTCACGTCACGCCGGATCAGCGTCGACGCGTTCGCCAGGGACAGCCTGATGGCCCAGTGA